One genomic region from Zalophus californianus isolate mZalCal1 chromosome 2, mZalCal1.pri.v2, whole genome shotgun sequence encodes:
- the FGFBP1 gene encoding fibroblast growth factor-binding protein 1 → MRIRSLTLLSFLLLAIEVSLVKGKKEVKNRHVSKGTRAKLHTLRETQIEPPRHLAKGKFVTQDHANCRWVVTDQEEGITLKVGCTRQDNKFSCVFTGNPASCLESNKKNVYWKQIGRKLRSQKVICGDPKTVLKTKVCRKKFPESNFKLVNSTLIQNKKPSQEFTEPSPREQSKVSKASLMEPKKVKELSPKEQIKVKENIPSGSVETQTVATKDPKCVEDPDLINQTKMALEYCGESWGSICKFFIAMVQSNSC, encoded by the coding sequence ATGAGGATCCGTAGCCTCACcctgctctccttccttcttctggctATTGAGGTGTCATTGGTGAAGGGcaaaaaggaagtaaagaataGACATGTCAGCAAAGGCACCAGAGCTAAACTGCATACTCTGAGAGAGAcccagattgagccacccagacacctggCCAAAGGCAAGTTTGTCACCCAAGACCATGCCAACTGCAGATGGGTGGTGACTGACCAAGAAGAGGGCATCACCCTGAAGGTTGGGTGCACCCGACAAGACAACAAGTTTTCCTGTGTCTTTACTGGCAATCCAGCTTCCTGCCTAGAGTCAAACAAAAAGAATGTCTACTGGAAACAAATTGGTCGGAAACTGCGCTCTCAGAAGGTCATCTGTGGGGACCCCAAAACTGTCCTGAAAACCAAGGTGTGCAGAAAGAAGTTTCCAGAATCCAATTTCAAGCTGGTGAATTCCACTCTGATTCAGAACAAGAAACCCAGCCAGGAGTTCACGGAGCCCTCTCCCAGGGAGCAGAGCAAAGTCAGTAAGGCCTCCCTCATGGAACCTAAAAAGGTCAAAGAGTTATCCCCTAAGGAGCAGATAAAGGTCAAAGAGAATATCCCTTCTGGCTCAGTGGAGACTCAGACCGTAGCCACCAAGGATCCCAAGTGTGTGGAGGACCCAGACttaataaatcagacaaagatggCCCTGGAATACTGTGGGGAATCCTGGGGCTCTATCTGCAAATTCTTCATTGCCATGGTCCAGAGCAACTCATGCTAA